The DNA window gctgctgtccccagcctccgaatggggcttttttgggggggagggggagaaaaaagaaaaaggaaggggtgCGGGGAGGAAAATTGCGTTAAACCCCGGTGGAGAGCGGGTTGTCCGCCCCTTCGGTGGGACTCTTTTGTTTCGCcgtggggacggggctggaggccgggggccggcggcgcggctgtggggcaggctgtggggccgggtgtggggcagggtgggcagcgcaGGGGGCTGCGGAGCCCGAGAGGGGGGGGGTCCGCTCTGCAGCgctgccggcggggcccggcgggcgtgggtggggcgggggggggtggatatcggggagggggggggaaggctgggcTTGGCCGGGGAGGCTGGTACCTCCCCCAGAAATGCAGCaattctctcccctctccctcttctctccgcGAGGTGGGCGCACTGCGATGGAGACGCCGAGCGCTCTGCCAGGGGCTTGCGCTGCCCGTCTGGTGACAGCCACCGGCTGCTGACAGCCCCCCACTCGCCCATCCCCGCCCGAActcgcccccccccaacccccaccccaccaccccatcccgccgcggggagcggcgcggagcggcgcggagcagcgcggagcgggcggcggggcccgcagccccccgcagcGGTGTCATGCCCCTGGGCAGCCCGGCGGGGAGCCGCTCGCACTGCGCCGGGACACGGAGGTAGCGGCTCGGAGCAGCCCCCCCCTTACACCCCCCCGCAGCGGCCACCGACCCTCGGCGGGCGCTGaacccccctccgccgccccgccgctTCCCCGCCCCGTCGGGTCTCTCCATCGCCCAGCCGCGGAGCCAGCCCAGCTGCCACCATGGCCACCCTCCTCCGCAGCAAGCTTTCCAACGTGGCCACCTCGGTGTCCAACAAGTCCCAGGCGAAGATGAGCGGCATGTTCGCCAGGATGGGCTTCCAGGCGGCCACCGACGAGGAGGCGGTGGGGTTCGCCCACTGCGACGACCTGGACATGGAGCACCGGCAGGGGCTGCAGATGGACATCCTCAAGTCcgacggcggggaggagggcgcCGAGCCCCCCCTGGAAGGGGACATCCACTACCAGCGGGACGGCACCGGCCCCCTGCCGCCCTCCGCCTCCAAGGAAGGGGGGGTCTGCTCCGAGCTCTCCGGGCAGGGCAAGCCCAAGATCACGGCCTGGGAGGCGGGTTGGAATGTCACCAACGCCATCCAGGTACGACCCCCGCCGCGCCGCCACCCGCGGGCACCGCGGAGCgcgaccgcccccccccccccccgcgccgcgaccgtccccgctccccgctccccgcctgtCGCGCCCGTAGCGCCCGGGAGATCGCAAAGCCattgggggaaaaagggggaaaaaaaaaaggggagggggggaggagaaaaaggaaagaaaaaatagggaaaagatggagaaaaatagaagaaaaaagagaaaaagggggaaaaagaaagaaaaatggggggaaatacggaaaaatagaagaaaaaagagggaaaaaaggaggggaaggaaaaaaaagtaggggaaagacagaaaaactaaaattaaaaaaaaagggggggaaattataaagaaaaaaaaagatttaaaaaaggaaaggaaaaaccccaaacctggcTCTCTGCTttgcccaccccccacccccagagtATGGCGCAGAGCCAGGGAGGGTCGCTGGGCCCCAAGCcctgtcctgctgctccccatGGGGACGGGCTGGCgagtgtcccccccaccccatggggctgcccccCCATATGTGCCAGGGGCGAGGGGAGACCCCGGGGGGATGCTGCGCCAGGGTGGGCCACGGCTGGCCCCCCACTGGTTCTTGGgggtcttgggagtctggggacAGAGAGGGCAGAGACTGGGACAAAGCCCAGGCGCCGAAATTGTCTCACTTGTTCTGGGTGCTCCAGGGTGAGATTATGCGGGTGTGCGTGAGTGTGCGGGTGTGATTGCGGGggtgtgattgtgtgtgtgtgggtgctACGTCAGAGAGaaatggcggggggggtgtgtaaTGGTGTGTGGCCGTGATTGCATGGCGTGACTGTGTGACCGATTGCGTGGGTGTGATGGTGTGCAAGCGAGACAGCGAGCGCGGGCATGCGACTGCCACCGCGCGACTGCGTGTGCCGGGGTACGGGTGCCTGCTCTGGCCCCTCCGTCAGACGAGCAACACGGTTTCCATTTTGTCTCTTTCTAGGGGATGTTTGTTCTGGGCCTGCCCTATGCCATCCTTCATGGTGGATACCTAGGactctttttaataattttcgcTGCAGTGGTTTGCTGCTACACTGGGAAAATCCTAATTGCCTGTCTTTATGAAGAGAATGAGGATGGGGAGATAGTCAGGGTGAGAGACTCCTACGTGGACATAGCGAACGCGTGCTGCGCGCCTCGCTTCCCCACCCTCGGAGGCAGAATTGTGAACGTGGCTCAGATCATTGAACTGGTCATGACCTGCATTCTTTATGTGGTGGTCAGTGGGAACCTGATGTACAACAGCTTCCCCAACTTGCCCGTCTCCCAGAAGTCGTGGTCCATCATTGCCACGGCAGTGCTCCTGCCTTGTGCGTTCTTGAAGAACCTCAAGGCAGTCTCCAAGTTCAGCTTGCTCTGCACCTTAGCCCATTTTGTGATCAACATCTTGGTGATTGCCTACTGCCTCTCCAGGGCACGCGACTGGGCCTGGGACAAAGTCAAGTTTTACATTGATGTGAAGAAGTTTCCCATCTCCATTGGCATCATTGTCTTCAGCTACACCTCCCAGATCTTTCTGCCTTCCTTGGAGGGGAACATGCAGAACCCCAAGGAGTTTCATTGCATGATGAACTGGACTCACATAGCAGCTTGTATCCTTAAGGGACTCTTTGCCTTGGTCGCCTATCTGACCTGGGCTGATGAGACCAAGGAAGTCATTACAGACAACTTGCCATCCACCATTAGGGCAGTAGTCAACATTTTCTTGGTGGCCAAAGCCTTGCTATCGTACCCCCTGCCGTTCTTTGCGGCCGTGGAAGTCCTGGAGCGGTCCCTTTTCCAAGATGGAAACAGGGCGTTCTTCCCCAACTGCTATGGGGGTGACGGGCGTCTCAAATCCTGGGGACTCACCCTCAGATGTGCCCTGGTAGTTTTCACCCTGCTCATGGCTATCTATGTCCCGCATTTTGCCCTCTTGatgggtcttactgggagcctcACAGGCGCAGGGCTCTGTTTCCTGCTCCCCAGTCTTTTCCACCTCAAACTCTTGTGGAGGAAGCTCTTGTGGCACCACGTCTTCTTCGATGTCGCCATTTTCGTTATAGGCGGTATCTGCAGCGTCTCTGGGTTCATCCACTCTTTAGAAGGCCTCATAGAGGCCTTCAGAACCAACGCTGAAGACTAAGGAGAGGCCAGAGCTGGTTGCAGTAGGAGAATCGCATCGAACATCCGCATAGCCAAATAATTCTGCATCCCTTTAATGGAAAGAGTCATTATTTTCGTTATGTGCATCCAACAAATTCTATGTCATAGAATCTGCAAATTAAAGGAAATAAGAAGAGATGAAATTGTTCGCCCTAGTGTCTTTTTAAATAAGCTGagagttaaatatatttttttgttatttagaattttttgaaggaaattatcCGGTGGCCCACCCTTATCTCCTCACTTGTTGCCTGAAGCTTGGCCCCCCCGCGAATGACCTGTTGGGAAACAGTCGCAGTTTTCACTACTCCTTACAGATATGCAATTCAGTGTTTCAGGAGCTGAAACACAGGTGCCGATCCCATGGGATTGGGTTACCGCGCCCACAGAGGGAAGCCAACcagctgtgggtgctgggagcagggaccTTCGTTTTTACACTGTGTGAGATGGACGTAGGTGAGACCTAGATTGTACGACCAGCCCAACAAGTCCGAGCAGCGGCTGATGACCAGCGATGCCAGTTACCTGCAATGTTTACACCGTAGTCACATAGATGTCAGGACTGCTTAATTCTTCCATCCGGATTCCCACCGAGGAACGGCGCTTCCCATCGATTACAACGATTTTGCCTCTGGTTGGCATGGAAAACCCGGGGAGTCCGCTTCTCGgtgacttttgttttgttttaacgaTCGTTACTTCTAAATTatgaaaagttaaaagaaaaaaatatataaaaaataattaatatattgTTGGATTTGACGTCGTTCAGGATACAGGAACAAAACTACGACACAATTCATTCTGTGCAATCTACCAGATCCGTGGAGCTGTTTCCAATGTACGTGTGGTGTCATTGTGgtaaataagatgaaaaaaaaatgtatatcagaaaaaaaaaaaataattctatctTTAACATATAATGTGGTACATAAATATATCGaacaataaagagaaaacataGTCGGACGAGGCTGGCTTGGTTCGTGGAGGGGGGGGCTCGGAGGAGATGGGCAGGGGGAGGTTCTtgtgaaaaaggagggggaatcttttcaaacaaaaaaatgcaggggaggggaggggaaataaaCGAAATTATGGGCTGGGGGTCCCCCCTGGCTTGAATTAAACTCATTCCGCCATGCCCACGGGTGCGGAGCGTGGGGCTGATCCCtgccgcgggggcggccgcccccgcggcaGGGATCAGCCCCACGCTCTGCACCCGTGACTAAAACCACCTCCATTTACACCAATTTTAAAGCCCCAACAACTAATTCGTTGCCCACCCGTTACCGCTGTACAGAGGGGatcgggatggggatggagatggagatgatggagatggagatggaggggggaCTCATGACGCCCACCGGCAGCCCGGGCACAGCAGAAGTCCCCGCGGGGTTCCTCTTATTGCCCCTAAATCGTGTCGACCCCCACCTTGGGACGCCCCTCCTCGCCCCCGATGGTAACGGGCAGTTCCGCAATGCGGTaccggggaggaggcgggggggggggggggggcgtttagCACAAGCCGGGGAAaggggctgcgggcaggagggGGGTGATGCTCTTTCCCAGTGAGAACAGTATTTTGGGTGGTTTCCTGGGAAGCTTCCGAAAGGAAAGCGCAGGGGAGCTGTGGGGTTTATTACACGTAGGAGCAGGGACATGCGGTGTcatgggtgggggtggggggcatcGTGCCCCCACCCCCGATGAGTCGTGTTTCCCTCCATGCTGGCCCCCTTTTCTGGGGGGATGCAGCTGCGCCctgtctccatctccatcctcatccccctcctcatcccccatCCCTATCCTTATCCTCAcacccgtccctgtccccatccccatcttcatccccagcCCCATCTTCATCCTCATTCCCAACCCAACCCTTCCCTATCCCTATAGTTCCCTATCACTATATTCACAcccatccccatcttcatccccagccccatcctcatcctcgttCCCATCCTCACCCTCACCATCATCTtcacccccatcccatccatcttcttcctcatccccatccccatatCCATGTCCATATccatcctcacctccatccccattCATCTTCATCCCCAGCCCCATTCTCATCCTCATTTCCATCCCTATCCTCATCCTCACCCCCAtcctcacccccatccccatTCATCTTCATCGCcaccccatctccatcctcatgctcatccccatccccatccttatcctcacccccatctccatcctcatccccacacccATCCTCATCCTCGCTCCCATCCCCATTCATCCTCatgctcatccccatccccatccttatcctcacccccatctccatcctcatccccacacccATCCTCATCCTCGCTCCCATCCCCAttcatcttcatcctcatccccatccccattcttATCctcacccccatctccatcctcatccccacacccATCCTCATCCTCGCTCCCATCCCCAttcatcttcatcctcatccctatccccatccttATCctcacccccatctccatcctcatccccacacccATCCTCATCCTCGCTCCCATCCCCAttcatcttcatcctcatccccatccccatccttatcctcacccccatctccatcctcatccccacacccatcctcctcctcgctcccATCCCCGTCCCGGTGCAGGTGTCCCGCGatcccctccccgcccgcagACACCGCagcccgctccgccccgccccgccccgtacccgccccccggcacagcccggctcccggcggcggcgcAGCGCCCTCGCCCgacggcgcggcccggcccggcctgcgGGGAGCCCGCCCGGCCGGTAGAGCTGGGCGAGGAGCCGCTCCTTCGTGGctacctgctgcttttcttctgccgGCAGCTCTCTGCTCCAGGTTTCTCcccagggagctgggaagggaccAGCACGGGAGGAGATCCAGCCCGTGTTCTCCCTGCCCCGTGTGGGATGAGAGAACCGCTGGGATCCCGGGAGAAAGTAGGGAGCTGAGGAGCCCTGCGAGGTCAACACGTCTGTGGTTCGCATCCGCTTCTCAGGCGGTGATTTTAGGGTCCTTTCCCCCTCCGTGTTGCCCATCGGGATGGCAGGACGCCAACGGAGGCAGCCCGGACGGCTGCCATGCCGCAGCGGCAGCGCAGCGCGCTCCTTGCTCGCCTCTCGTtgcgggcagctgcctgcgcgCGGATGCGGGATGCTCACAGACCGAGCTGTCCTGTGTCTCTGTGTTTTTCAGGGGCCAAAGCTTCTCTGGTTCAGGGCACATGATGAAGGAAACCGTTTTATGAAGCTTTAACTTTGCAGAGATTTTAAATGTAATTcagcatttccccccccccg is part of the Chroicocephalus ridibundus chromosome 12, bChrRid1.1, whole genome shotgun sequence genome and encodes:
- the SLC32A1 gene encoding vesicular inhibitory amino acid transporter, which produces MATLLRSKLSNVATSVSNKSQAKMSGMFARMGFQAATDEEAVGFAHCDDLDMEHRQGLQMDILKSDGGEEGAEPPLEGDIHYQRDGTGPLPPSASKEGGVCSELSGQGKPKITAWEAGWNVTNAIQGMFVLGLPYAILHGGYLGLFLIIFAAVVCCYTGKILIACLYEENEDGEIVRVRDSYVDIANACCAPRFPTLGGRIVNVAQIIELVMTCILYVVVSGNLMYNSFPNLPVSQKSWSIIATAVLLPCAFLKNLKAVSKFSLLCTLAHFVINILVIAYCLSRARDWAWDKVKFYIDVKKFPISIGIIVFSYTSQIFLPSLEGNMQNPKEFHCMMNWTHIAACILKGLFALVAYLTWADETKEVITDNLPSTIRAVVNIFLVAKALLSYPLPFFAAVEVLERSLFQDGNRAFFPNCYGGDGRLKSWGLTLRCALVVFTLLMAIYVPHFALLMGLTGSLTGAGLCFLLPSLFHLKLLWRKLLWHHVFFDVAIFVIGGICSVSGFIHSLEGLIEAFRTNAED